Proteins encoded together in one Musa acuminata AAA Group cultivar baxijiao chromosome BXJ3-6, Cavendish_Baxijiao_AAA, whole genome shotgun sequence window:
- the LOC135641769 gene encoding B3 domain-containing protein Os11g0156000-like, producing the protein MLLRRKLFFAGYKCMVISLGHLQHHQPSTAPAISLPSSLSSLPDLSHYQTHMAQHHPQAWSWIDLHHHYQHLYQAEEEESMVERENMFEKPLTPSDVGKLNRLVIPKQHAEKYFPLGRDSGEKGLLLSFEDESGKAWQFRYSYWTSSQSYVLTKGWSRFVKEKRLDAGDVVLFGRPRFGGDRLFIGCRHRWANESPPPAHAMAVPTAAGPRRAVCHPDPCSCPTSTSCFSSVQEDCLLLRAGDQRHEAVQSETVAPANSKRFRLFGVDLDYRPAPEPEPSIPISWF; encoded by the exons ATGTTGCTGCGTCGGAAGTTATTCTTCGCGGGCTATAAATGCATGGTAATATCACTCGGACACCTTCAGCACCACCAACCGTCCACGGCCCCCGCCATCTCTCTCCCCTCTTCTTTGTCGTCGCTTCCAGACTTGAGCCACTACCAAACACATATGGCACAACATCACCCACAAGCTTGGTCTTGGATAGATCTGCACCACCATTATCAGCATCTCTACCAAGCAGAGGAGGAGGAATCAATGGTTGAGAGAGAAAACATGTTTGAAAAGCCCCTAACCCCTAGCGATGTAGGCAAGCTCAACAGGCTGGTCATCCCAAAGCAGCACGCCGAGAAGTACTTCCCCCTCGGCCGCGACTCAGGCGAGAAAGGCCTTCTGCTGAGCTTCGAGGACGAATCAGGCAAGGCATGGCAGTTCCGGTATTCTTACTGGACCAGTAGCCAGAGCTACGTGCTGACCAAAGGGTGGAGCCGCTTTGTCAAGGAGAAGAGGTTAGATGCAGGCGATGTCGTGCTCTTTGGACGTCCACGGTTCGGGGGAGACCGTCTCTTCATCGGGTGCAGACATCGGTGGGCAAACGAGAGCCCGCCACCGGCTCACGCCATGGCCGTGCCCACTGCTGCAGGGCCACGGCGGGCAGTGTGCCACCCTGATCCTTGCTCCTGTCCAACGAGCACCTCATGCTTCAGCTCGGTGCAGGAGGACTGTCTTCTTCTTCGTGCAG GCGATCAGAGGCATGAAGCAGTGCAGAGTGAGACAGTGGCACCTGCTAACTCGAAGCGATTCAGACTCTTCGGCGTGGATTTGGACTATCGGCCGGCGCCTGAGCCGGAGCCTTCGATCCCAATCTCATGGTTTTAG
- the LOC135640067 gene encoding uncharacterized protein LOC135640067 — protein MASPSPLSSARQRRGVGHRGTVEMELDAARALTDLAGSAATGSESGGEEWKRIESRSRKRSKSKSLERAQLGSFQGQEETSILGGTCSTAGCYGDCTAADNVVQERAHSQVSSELGKSTVKVPSNYSSLYGSRSKQNLTEAEKEQRRLRRVIANRESARQTIRRRQALREELTRKVADLSLENEKMKMEKDIATREYLSLKETNEQLKDQIAKTVRPEADQNINTATTEMESPKTGRRFIGYGRSPIVQFMYPSWPSMWGNTLAFFGQANPSNISGSVPPQNMPSCAWYYPFRRGEHGLGQSYGEADDTERAAVHGTDDKEKHSLLATVGTEKANAPEAEARGGVSGSINRDEQILKTPAQETITKGSSHDEKCELQHDKGLPEKLQGACTQPPDKLSYAISATAAAVARRRRMELRRLKQCHGGQEDMRC, from the exons ATGGCGTCGCCTTCGCCTCTTTCCTCCGCGCGACAGCGACGCGGAGTGGGACATCGTGGGACGGTGGAGATGGAGCTCGATGCGGCGCGGGCCCTGACGGACCTCGCGGGGTCAGCGGCGACAGGGAGTGAGAGCGGCGGGGAAGAGTGGAAGAGAATCGAGAGTAGGTCCAGGAAGCGGAGCAAGAGCAAGTCGCTTGAAAGGGCACAACTCGGGAGCTTCCAGGGTCAGGAGGAGACTTCAATTTTGGGA GGGACATGCTCGACTGCCGGTTGTTATGGAGATTGCACTGCTGCAGACAATGTAGTGCAAGAAAGAGCACATAGCCAAGTGAGTTCTGAATTGGGTAAATCTACGGTCAAGGTCCCCAGTAATTACTCATCACTATATGGTAGTAGATCCAAACAAAATTTGACGGAG GCTGAGAAAGAACAACGAAGATTGCGCAGGGTCATTGCTAACCGGGAGTCAGCTAGGCAGACCATCCGTCGGCGCCAG GCCCTTCGCGAGGAGCTAACGAGAAAAGTTGCCGATTTGTCATTGGAAAATGAGAAAATGAAGATG GAGAAGGATATTGCTACGAGGGAGTACCTTTCACTCAAGGAGACAAATGAACAACTAAAAGATCAG ATTGCCAAGACAGTGAGGCCTGAGGCTGACCAAAATATTAATACTGCAACCACAGAGATGGAATCACCAAAAACCGGTCGCCGGTTTATCGGATACGGAAGATCGCCTATCGTACAGTTCATGTATCCTTCCTGGCCTTCCATGTGGGGGAACACTCTAGCTTTCTTCGGGCAAGCTAATCCTAGCAATATAAGCGGATCAGTGCCACCTCAAAACATGCCATCTTGCGCTTGGTATTATCCATTTCGTCGTGGCGAGCATGGTCTCGGGCAGTCCTACGGAGAAGCAGACGACACAGAGAGAGCTGCTGTCCATGGCACTGATGACAAGGAAAAACACTCTTTGTTGGCAACTGTTGGAACCGAGAAGGCGAATGCACCTGAAGCTGAAGCCAGAGGAGGAGTATCAGGAAGTATCAACAGGGATGAACAGATCCTCAAGACTCCTGCTCAAGAAACTATCACCAAAGGCTCTTCACATGATGAGAAATGTGAACTCCAACATGATAAAGGATTGCCGGAAAAGCTCCAGGGTGCTTGCACTCAGCCTCCTGACAAGTTGTCGTATGCGATATCAGCAACAGCGGCAGCtgtggcgaggaggaggaggatggaacTAAGAAGATTGAAACAATGTCATGGAGGACAGGAAGACATGCGCTGCTAA